A single genomic interval of Helianthus annuus cultivar XRQ/B chromosome 13, HanXRQr2.0-SUNRISE, whole genome shotgun sequence harbors:
- the LOC110901758 gene encoding uncharacterized protein LOC110901758 — protein MDCRLQKLKDLKVEGLKVESLKVEGLHVDGMIVEGLKAEGLHHDGMIADESFQLKIMKIRLVVYTGGKWEIVNGKLEYVADADSSRRGLEIEPNLSNTALLSKLSNIWFGVGSSGFSSPKKFLVPDLNFCTDEENYDVVNDSQPNPDNSFENCSRSSSITFEPGHIFNNKEDMKLELGKKCLLEHFEFKVDRSSKTRYQVSCLVDGCGWRFRARSFGDSGVFFVKSFNDKHTCSKTLTYPHVRQANPHVVAHYLKEPLKDSGRIYRCNEIVKDFRQRFQVEITTSQAWRGKSLALELLQGSSRESFAELPLYCYNLERANPGSVTHIKTDDERRFEMVFVAIGAAIRTFICNLRPVVIIDAAHLKGEFKGTLFLAVGMDGNNQILPISYGIGKSEDGECWTWFLSKLKECIGEIPEMAIISDRANSIHLAVRNVFPHVYHGLCCRHLMMNLRLPSDKKKENEKLWWKTCKSYRLSDFNESFNALCLAVPRVRHTLTSIGFGRWARAHCPGNRYHYMTSNSAESINALSRHSRKMPVTQLLEFFRQSVQKWFYDRRLQGIHEKHLLTQWAQKKIFKKIEGSRTWTVAGIELNSYSVADSGKGGLVDFVNGTCSCRVWQVSGLPCGHVIAVTKF, from the exons ATGGACTGTAGACTTCAAAAGCTAAAGGATTTGAAGGTGGAGGGTTTAAAAGTTGAGAGTTTGAAGGTTGAGGGTTTGCATGTTGACGGGATGATTGTCGAAGGTTTGAAGGCGGAGGGTTTGCACCACGATGGGATGATTGCCGACG AAAGTTTCCAACTTAAAATTATGAAGATTCGTTTAGTTGTATACACTGGCGGAAAGTGGGAAATCGTTAACGGAAAGTTGGAGTATGTTGCTGATGCTGATTCAAGTAGACGTGGTTTAGAAATTGAACCCAACCTTTCAAACACCGCTCTTTTAAGTAAACTGTCAAACATTT GGTTTGGTGTTGGATCATCTGGTTTTTCAAGTCCAAAAAAATTTTTAGTTCCTGATTTAAATTTCTGTACTGATGAAGAAAATTATGATGTTGTAAACGACTCCCAACCAAATCCTGATAATTCTTTCGAAAATTGTTCGCGATCTTCATCAATTACTTTTGAACCAGGTCACATATTTAATAACAAAGAAGACATGAAACTTGAATTGGGAAAAAAATGTTTGTTAGAACACTTTGAGTTTAAAGTAGATAGATCCTCTAAAACTCGGTACCAGGTGTCATGTTTGGTCGACGGTTGCGGTTGGCGTTTCCGTGCAAGGAGTTTTGGAGATAGTGGGGTGTTTTTTGTTAAGAGTTTTAACGATAAACACACGTGCTCGAAGACGCTAACGTACCCACATGTTCGCCAGGCAAACCCACATGTTGTTGCTCATTATTTAAAAGAACCTTTAAAAGACAGTGGAAGAATATATCGTTGTAATGAAATAGTGAAAGATTTTAGACAGAGATTCCAAGTTGAGATAACCACTAGTCAAGCTTGGCGTGGAAAAAGTCTGGCACTAGAGCTTTTACAAGGATCAAGCAGAGAGTCGTTCGCAGAACTACCACTTTACTGTTACAATCTTGAGCGGGCAAATCCTGGTTCTGTTACACATATCAAGACTGATGACGAGCGTCGGTTTGAGATGGTCTTTGTCGCGATTGGTGCTGCG aTTCGTACCTTTATATGCAATTTAAGACCGGTGGTGATCATTGATGCTGCACACCTAAAGGGTGAATTTAAAGGGACGTTATTTTTAGCTGTTGGGATGGATGGAAACAACCAAATTTTACCAATTTCCTACGGAATAGGAAAATCAGAGGATGGTGAATGTTGGACATGGTTTCTGTCAAAGCTTAAAGAATGTATCGGTGAAATACCTGAAATGGCCATAATTTCGGATAGAGCGAATTCTATACATCTGGCTGTTAGAAACGTCTTTCCACATGTTTATCATGGGTTATGCTGTCGTCATTTAATGATGAACCTACGTTTACCCtctgataaaaaaaaagaaaatgagaagTTGTGGTGGAAGACATGCAAATCGTACCGATTGTCTGATTTTAACGAGTCATTTAATGCTCTTTGTCTTGCCGTTCCTAGAGTGCGACACACTCTAACAAGTATTGGGTTCGGTAGATGGGCACGGGCGCATTGTCCAGGCAATCGATATCATTATATGACATCTAACAGCGCGGAGTCTATTAACGCTTTATCTAGACACTCGCGTAAAATGCCGGTAACACAACTCTTAGAGTTCTTCCGGCAATCTGTACAAAAGTGGTTTTACGATCGCCGTTTGCAAGGTATACATGAAAAACATTTACTTACACAGTGGGCACAgaagaaaatttttaaaaaaattgaagggTCTAGAACATGGACGGTTGCTGGGATTGAGTTAAACAGTTATTCTGTTGCAGACAGTGGAAAGGGGGGTTTAGTGGACTTTGTTAATGGAACATGTAGTTGCCGAGTTTGGCAGGTTTCTGGTTTACCATGCGGGCATGTTATCGCCGTTACAAAATTTTAG